In Mycobacteriales bacterium, the genomic window TCCTCACCGGACGCACGCTCGAGACCACGCCGGATCCCATCGACCGCGACGCCATCGCCACCACGATCCCGCTGCGCCGGTTCGGGCAGCCTGAGGAGTTCGGCCGCGCAGCAGCCTTCCTGCTCTCGCCGGCAGCGTCCTACGTCACTGGGTGCGTCATCCCGGTGGACGGCGGCGCCCTGCGCATGCTCTAGCCAGCGGCCGGACGTCTGCCCCGGGTCTGTCAGTCCGGCGGAGTCGGCTTCAACAGGCCGAGCCCGGCACCGTGCACGTCGTTGATGACGGCGTACCGGCCGCCCGGGTATTCACTCGGCGGCATGCGGACGCTGCCACCGAGCTCGACCGCGCGCTGGGTCGTGGTCTCGAGCCGGTCCACCTCGATGTAGGGCAACCACATGGGCGGCACCTCGACCGGGGCGATCTCCGGCATCGCCATGAAACCGCCGATGCTCTGCCCCTCGAACTGCCATTCGCTGTAGTCGTCGCCGCGACGGATGCCCCACGCAAAGACCGCTTCGTAGAACGCCGCAGCGGCGTCGAGGTCCCGGCCGAGCAGCTCTGACCAGCTCCATGCGTTGGGCTCGTTGACCAGCTCCGAGCCGTGATGCTGGTTGGGCTGCCACGCGGTGATCTCCCCGCCGGTGGAGTCGTGGAAGACCGCCATCCGACCGGCCTCGAAGACGTCCAGCGGGCCGCCGACGACGGTGCCACCCGCCTCTTTCACCGCCGTGGTCGTGGCGTCGATGTCCGAGGTGCAGACATAGACGGACCACCGCGGCGGGTGGTCGTCGTCCATGATCGGCGCGATGCCGGCGACCGTGCGGCCGCCCAGCGTGCAGATCACGTAACCGCCCGACTCCGGTCCCTGCTCCTGGCCTTCCCAGCCGAACAGGCCGGAGTAGAACTCCAGCGACTCCTCGACGTCGGAGGACGAGACGTCGATCCAGCACGGTGAGCCGGGGCTGTACTCCGACTTCTCAGGCATGGTCGAAGACTAACGGTGCCGAACCGCTCGGCCCGGAAGCGAATCGTCGTACGGCGCGAAAATCCGCCTATCCGATCGGATCCTCGACCAGCGGCGCGGCGTACTCCGCGTCCCCCGGGGCGCTGCTGCCCTGCCGCTCGAACTGCGTGCGGTACAGCTCGGCGTACAGCCCGCCGGCCTCGATCAGCTGCTCGTGGGTGCCGCGCTCGACGATGCGGCCCTCGTCCACGACCAGGATCTGGTCGGCCTCGCGCACGGTGGACAGCCGGTGGGCGATGACCAGCGACGTCCGTCCGGACAAGGCGGTCGCGAGTGCGCGCTGCACCGCGACCTCCGACTCGGAGTCGAGATGGGCGGTCGCCTCGTCGAGCACGACGACCGACGGCGCCTTCAGCAACAGCCGGGCGATCGCCAGCCGTTGCTTCTCGCCACCGGAGAGCCGGTAGCCGCGGTCACCGACCAGGGTGTCCAGGCCATCCGGCAAGGAGCGGATCAGGTCGCCGATCTGTGCTGCGTCGACGACGTCCCAGATCTCGGCCTCGGTCACGTCCGGCTTCGCGTACGTCAGGTTCTCGCGGATCGTGTCGTGGAACATGTGCGCGTCCTGCGTGACGACGCCGACCGCGCTGCGCAGCGATGCCAGTGTCACAGCGCGAACGTCGTGCTCGCCGACCCGCACAGATCCGGCTTGCACGTCGTACATCCGCGTGACCAGCTGGGAGATCGTCGTCTTCCCGGCTCCCGAGGGACCGACGAGCGCGACCAGCTGCCCCGGCTCGGCACGGAACGAGACGTCGAAGAGCACCTGGCGCTCGGGCGCGTTGTCGAGCACCGCGACCGACTCGAGCGATGCAAGTGAGACCTCCGCCGCCGTCGGGTAGCGGAAGTCGACGTGTTCGAACTCGATGCTGACCGCGTGGTTCCTCTCGGCCGGGAGCTCGATCGCGTCCGGCGCGTCCTGGATCGACGGCTCGAGGTCGAGCACTTCGAAGACCCGGTCGAAGCTGACCAGCGCGGTCATGACGTCGACCTGGACGTTCGAGAGCGACGTCAAGGGACCGTAGAGCCGGCTGAGGTACGCCGACAGAGCCACCACGGTGCCGATCGTCAACGAGCCCTGGATCGCGAACCGGCCGCCGAGGCCGTACACGAGCGCGGTCGCAAGCGCGGCGACCAAAGACAGTGAGACCAGGAACACCCGCGCATACATCGCCTGCGTGACCCCGATGTCCGCCACGCGCCGAGCGCGGGTGCGGAACAAGCCGGCTTCGTCCGCGGGACGGCCGAACAGCTTCACGAGCAGGGCGCCGGCGACGTTGAACCGCTCCGACATCTGCGCGGACATGTCGGCGTTGAGCACGTAGCTCTCGCGGGTGATGCGCTGCAGCCGCCCGGACATCATCCGAGCCGGGACGACGAACAGCGGAAGCAGGATGAGCGCGATCAGGGTGATCGGCCAGGAGAGGTAGAACATCGTTGCGAGGACGATCATCACGCTGATCAGGTTGCTGACCACGTTCGACAGGGTTCCGGTGAATGCCTGCTGGGCGCCGAGCACGTCGTTGTTGATCCGGCTGATCAGCGCACCGGTCTGTGTCCGGGTGAAGAACGCGATCGGCATCCGCTGGATGTGCTCGAAGACCTGTGAGCGCATGTCGTAGATCAGGCCCTCACCGATCCGCGCCGAGTACCACCGGTTGGCGAGCGAGTCGGCGGCGTCGAGCAGGGCAAGTACGGCGATGAGGCCGGCCAGCAGCTCGGTGAGCCCGAGCCGGTGATGGCCGATTCCCTGGTCGATGATGGCCCGGTAGATCAACGGGTTGATCGCGCCGATGACCGCATCGAGCACGATGAGGATCAGGAAGTAGACCAGCTGACGGCGGTAGGGCGCGGCGAACCGCACGATCCGGCGTACCGTCCCGGGCGGCAGCTTCTGCTCGGTGACCGACGGGTCGCGACGATACGACGCAGCGATGTGCCAGCTGCTGTTCATGACCACGACGGCTGCCTCCTGTGGTCCAAACACCGCTGGACAGTCATCGCTTCCCGAGATTAGTGCGAAGGCTCCCCTACGCTGCGGTCATGAGCACCCAGTTCGGCGAGCAGGGCGGCCGGCTGTCGTACGGCGGCTACCTGCATCTCGACGTGCTGCTGTCGCAGCAGGTGCCCGAGTCGGACCCTCCGGCGCACGACGAGCTGCTGTTCATCACGATCCATCAGGTCTACGAGCTGTGGTTCAAACAGATCCTGCACGAGCTGACCACGGTTCGCGACCTACTGCTCGAGCCCGGCGCGGGCGCGCTCTGGACCGCGCGACACCGGCTCGGACGCGTGACGCAGATCGAGTCGGTGCTGATCGCCCAGCTGCCGGTGCTCGAGACGATGACGCCGCAGGACTTCCTCGACTTCCGCCAGCTGCTGGCACCGGCCTCGGGCTTCCAGTCGGTGCAGTACCGCGAGCTCGAGTTCCTGTCCGGGCTCAAGGACCCGGCGGTGCTGAGCCGGCTGCGGTCGGCCACCGCCGAGGAACGCGCTCGCCTGCAACGCCGCCTCGACGAACCTTCGCTGTGGGACGGCTATCTGCGCGCGTTGTCAGCGCATGGGATGGCCGTCGGCACCGACGACGAGGTGCGCGCCGCGCTGCTCACCGTCGCGCGGGACCGGGCGTCGTACGGAGAGCTCTGGGACGTCGCCGAAGGTCTGGTGTCGCACGACGAGCTGTCCGCCCAGTGGCGGGCGCTGCACGCGACCGTGGTCGAGCGGCAGATCGGCTACAAGGCCGGCACCGGCGGCTCGATCGGCGTCGGCTACCTGCGCGACCGCCGCGACCTGCGCTTCTTTCCCCTGCTCTGGGCCCTACGCACCGAACTCTGACGGGGGCAGTCTCCCTCGATCACCTGTATCGACGCCAACTCGAGCGCGACCACCCAGACCGGAGAAGGCGACCTGAACGCGGTCCTGATCAACAACTCGACCGTCGGCTCCGGCTAGGCGGCCCGCCTCCTGAAGCCGATGAGGTCAAGGGCCGGCGCGGTGCCGCTCGCGATCCGCCGACGAGAGGGTCAGTGCAGCGGGGATGCCGCGTCTTCGCGGGCCTTGACCTTGCGGTGGTGGCGAAGGTCCAGCGTCATCACCCCGCCGGCCAGCAGTCCGAGGATGAATCCGCCGGTGCCCCATTCGAGCCGGACCCGGATCGAGTGGGTGAACAGGATGAGCAACACCGCGAGCGCAATGACGCAGGCGACGAGTGCATGCGAGCGAAAGCGTTTCACCGGCCCCTCCCCATCGATCTGCCGGCGTCGCCGGCGAGTCCCCGTCAGGCCGAGCGTAGCCGGATCAGAACGCCGAGACGCCGGTCACCGCGCGGCCGATGAGCAGCTTCTGCACCTGGGACGTGCCTTCATACAACGTCGTGACCCGAGCGTCGCGCAGCAGCTTGCCGACGATGAACTCGTCGACGTAGCCGTAGCCACCGTGCACCTGCACCGCCGCGTTCGCCGCTCGCACCGACGCCTCCGATGCGTAGTACTTCGCCATCGAGGCCGCGAGCGTGTACTTCTCGCCGCGCGTCTTCAGGTCGGCCACCCGCCAGGTCAGCAGCCGGGCGGCATCGACCTCGACCGCAGTGTCCGCAATCAGCTCCTGCACGAGCTGGAAGCTCGCGATCGGCTTGCCGAACTGCTCGCGTTGCTTGGAGTACGACGACATGACCTCTAGGGCGTTCTGGGCGAGCCCGGTGCACGACGCGGCGAGCGACATCCGGCCGTCGTCGAGCGCGGACAGCGCGACCTTGATGCCGTCGCCCTCCTGGCCGAGCAAGGCCGAGGCCGGCACGACCACGTCGTCGAGCGCGATCTCGGCCGTGTCGCAGGACCGCAGGCCCAACTTGCCGTGGATCGGCTTCGGCGTGAAGCCCGGGGTGTCACAGGGCACGAGGAACGCGGACACGCCGCGGGCTCCGGGGCCGCCGGTGCGCGCCATCACCAGCGCGACGCCAGCGAGGTCGCCGTTCGTGATGAAGATCTTCGACCCGTTGAGTCGGTAGGAGTCGCCCTCCCGAACGGCGGTCGACTCCAATGACGCCGGATCCGACCCGTGGTCGGGTTCGGTGAGACAGAAGCAGCCGAGCGCCTCGCCGGCGGCCATCTTCGGCAGCCAGTACTCCTTCTGCTCCTCGCTTCCCCAGCGGTCGATTGATCCGCCCACCAGACCGAGATGCACCGACAGGATCGAGCGGACGTTTGCGTCGCCACGACCCAGCTCTTCGATGACGAGGCAGTAGGTGAGCGGGTCCGCCCCGCCGCCGCCGTACTGCTCGGGGATCGTGAGGCCGATCCAGCCATCGCGGATCAGCCCGTCGAGCGCCTCCTGCGGGAACCGCTCCTCGCGATCGTTGCGAATCGCCTGGGGCGCGACGACGGCGTCGACCCACTCGCGCACGGCGCGGCGGGTCGCTTCCTGTTCGGGATTGAGAGCAAGATCCACGACCTCGACTTTAGCCGCTGTCGGGTGCGCCGAGCGCCCGCAGCCGATGCACCTGCGCCTCCCGCTCGGCGCGCAGCTGCTCCGCAAAGCCGCGCTCCGGTGCATCGAGCAACAACCGTTTGGTGGCTACGACTGCATCCCGGCTCGTGCTCAACAGCGCACCGACAAGGTCGTCGATGGCGGCGGAAAGCTGGTGGTCCGGCACGACCAGGTTGACCATTCCTGCCAGCGACGCCTCGGCCGCGGAGAAGCGCCGTCCCGTTGCACAGATCTCTAGCGCACGGGCGTACCCGACCAGTTGCACGAGCAGCTGCGTGCCGCCGAGGTCCGGCACCAGTCCGAGGGTCGGCTCAGCCATGGTGAACATCGCGTCCTCGGCGGCGACCCGCAGATCGCAGGCCAGCGCCAACTGAAAACCCGCACCGACCGCATGCCCCCGCACGGCGGCGACCGAGACGAACTCGGGCCGGCGCAACCAGGTGAAGCCCGCTTGGTACGACGCGATCACCTCGGCGGCGGTCTCGTCGTCGCGACCGAGGATGTCACCCATCGATCCTTCGCCGGGCACGCCATCCGCCGTGAACATCCGTCGGTCGATGCCGGCGCTGAACGACGGTCCCTCGCCGGTGACGACGACGACCCGCACGTCGGCGGGCACCGTAGTGCCGAACTCTGCGAGGGCCAGCCAGGTCGCCGGCGTCTGCGCGTTGCGCCGGTCAGGGCGACACAACGTCACTCGTGCGATCTCGCCGTCAACCTCGAACCGAACGCCACCCGTCGTCGTATCGCCCCCCGACGACGCACCCCCGTTCAGCGGTTACCGCTTCCCGCGCGTTGCGCCGCCACGGCCGCGCAAGTTGACGCCGGCCTCGCTGAGCACCCGGTGGACGAAGCCGTAGGAGCGTCCGGTCGTCGCCGCAAGCTCGCGAATGCTCGCGCCGTTGTCGTACTTCCTCTTCAGGCCGGTCGAGAGCTTGTCGCGCTCGACGCCCGTCACCCGACTGCCCTTTTTCAGCTCGGCCACCGTTGCACCTCCCACTTCCCCCGTCTCCCCTTCAACACATATCACCTTGCCCAGCGGGAGAAGATCTACGCCAGCGCGACCAGATCGGCGAGTTCCGCACTCCAGTGATCCTCGACGCCGTCCGGAAGCAGCAGCACGCGCTGGGGGTCCAGTGCCTCGACCGCACCCTCGTCGTGCGTGACCAGTACGATCGCGCCGCGATAGGAACGCAGCGCGCCGAGGACCTGGTCGCGGCTGGCGGGGTCGAGGTTGTTCGTCGGCTCGTCGAGCAGCAAGACGTTGGCGCTCGACACGACGAGCAGGGCGAGCGCCAGGCGGGTCTTCTCGCCCCCGGACAGCGTGCCCGCGGGCTGACTCACCGTTTCACCACTGAACAGGAACGAGCCGAGCACCGTCCGCAGGTCGCCCTCGGACAGTGCCGGGGCCGCGGCGGCGAGGTTCGCGAGCACCGACGCGGATGGGTCCAGGGTCTCGTGCTCCTGCGCGTAGTAGCCGAGTCGCAGGCCGTGGCCGGGGTCGACGGTGCCGGTGTCGGCTGGCTCGAGCCCGGACAGCAGCCGCAGCAGGGTGGTCTTGCCCGCGCCGTTGAGGCCGAGTACGACTACGCGGCTCCCGCGGTCGATCGCAAGGTCGACGTCGGTAAACACCTCGAGCGAGCCGTAGGACTTCGACAAGCCGCTCGCGGTGAGCGGCACGCGGCCGCACGGAGCAGGGTCCGGGAAGCGCAGCCGGGCCACCTTCTCGGACTTGCGCACGTCCTCGAGGCCGGCGAGGAGTCGCTCGGCTCGCTTGGCCATCTGCTGGGCGGCGACTGCCTTGGTGGCCTTGGCTCGCATGCGGTCGGCCTGCGCGTTGAGCGCGGCCGCCTTCTTCTCGGCGTTCGCCCGCTCACGCCGGCGCCGGCGCTCGTCGGTCTCGCGCTGGTCGAGGTAGGCCCGCCAACCGACGTTGTAGAGGTCGAGCACCGCACGCGTGGCGTCGAGATGAAACACCTTGTTGACGGTCACGTCGAGCAGGTCGACGTCGTGGCTGATCACCACCAGGCCGCCCTTGTGCGACCGCAGGAACTCCCGCAGCCACACGATCGAGTCGGCATCGAGGTGGTTCGTCGGCTCGTCCAGGAGCAACGTGTCGGCGCCGCTGAACAGGATCCGGGCCAGCTCGACCCGGCGCCGCTGGCCGCCGGACAGCGTGCGCAGCGGCTGACCCATCACTCGGTCCGGCAAGCCCAGGCTGGCGGCCACCGAGGCAGCCTCGGACTCGGCGGCGTACCCGCCCAGCACGTGCAGCCGCTCCTGGGCCACGCCGTACCTCGCGATCGCCTTGGACTCCCCGTCGGCCATCGCGTGCTCAGCCGCACGCAGGTCCGCCATCACGGTGTCGAGACCACGACCGGACAGGACCCGGTCGCGGGCCAGGACGTCGAGATCGCCGGTGCGGGGGTCCTGCGGCAGGTAACCGACCGAGCCCCGCCGCTCGACCGTTCCCGAAGCCGGCAACCGTTCGCCGGCCAGCACAGCGGCCAGGGTGGTCTTGCCGGCTCCGTTGCGGCCCACCAGCCCGATCCGGTCGCCCGATCCGACCCGGAATGTCGCATTCTCCAGCAGCAGGCGGGCGCCCGCACGCAGCTCGACGGCAGTGGCGGTGAGCACAGGGAACTCCTGAAGGTCGACGAGGACAGGCGGGCGCGAGCGTGGGCCCCGCTAGTCCGTGATCGACATGGCAGTCAGTGTACGGCGGGCGTCGTAACCGAAGGGTGACCGAGATGTGACCGTGGCGTCGACCCGTTTTGGACCCGAACCCGGCAGGATTGGCCCGGAACGGGGAGGTGTCATGGCCCGCAACATCAGCTGGGCGAAGCTCGCCATGCTGATGCCCAACGGCCGCCAGACGCCGCCCGGCTTCGACTTCACGACGAACGTGATGCACGTCGACACCGACGCCATCTGCCCGCGCTGCTTCGCCTGGATCGCTCCGCACGACATCGTCCGGCGGACCGCCTACGGGTTGCTCCAGCACGAAGCCTGCCCGGTCACCGCCCAACCCGAGGTCGTCTCCGAGCTGAGCACCTAGCCACTCGCAGGCCCGAACCACGCACGACACCCATGGGCCATCTGGGTCGCTCCAGCAACACCTGTGGGCCATGCGTTCCGTACGGCGCGAATACCGTGGGCGGGTCATGACCGCTACCGCATCGCCGCCCGGCGCCAGGACGGCCCGGTCGCTGCGCGATCCCGCCCACCGGATGCCGGTGATCGGTCTGGTCACGGTCATCACGGTGGTCGCGGTCGAGGCGATGTCGGTGGCGACGGTGATGCCGACGGTGGTCCGCGACCTGCACGGCCTGCGCCTCTACAGCTGGGGGTTCACGGCGTACCTGCTCGCGGACGTGGTCGGCATGGTCGACGCCGGACGGCGCTGCGACCGGCACGGACCGTCGCCGTCCCTGCTCGGCGGGCTGGGTTTCTTTGCCGCCGGGCTCCTGGTGGCCTCGACCGCCCCCGACATCGGCGTGTTTCTCGCCGGGCGCGTGCTCCAGGGACTCGGTGGCGGAGCGATGATCGTGGCGGCGTACGTCGTCGTCGCGCGGGCCTTTCCCGAGGAGCTGCACCCGAAGGTCTTTGCCGCGCTGAGCGCGGCGTGGGTGGTGCCGTCCCTCGTCGGTCCTGCGGTCGCGGGTTTCGTCGCTTCGACGGTCGGGTGGCGATGGGTCTTCGGCGGCATCGCGCCGTTGGCGATCGCGGGCGCCGCCCTGCTCGTGCCGGTCCTGCGGCGGATCCCGGTAGCCAGGCAGGGTGAGACACCGGGACGCAGCGGCATCGCCCGCGGGTTGATGCTGTCCGCGGCACTCGGGCTGCTCCAGGTCGCGGCCGAGATCGTCGACTGGTGGAGCCTGCTGTTGATCGCGGCCGGCCTCGCACTGGGTATCGCCCCGCTGCGCGCGATCCTGCCGCGCGGTGCGTTCCGCCTCGCCCGCGGGCTGCCGACCGTCATCGTGCTGCGCGGAATCCTCACCTGCGGGTTCTTCGGGGCGGAGGCCTACCTGCCGCTGACCCTCACCCGGCTGCACCACGGCACGCCGCGCGTCGTCGGCATCCCGCTGACTCTGGGCGCGATCGGCTGGTCGATCGGCTCCTGGTGGCAGGGGCGGCGCCGGCGCCACCAGGTGTCGGTGATGCGGGTCGGGTTCGGCGCCGTGGCGGTCGGTGTCGCACTCCTGGTCGCGGTCGCCGCGCCCCGGGCAAGCCTGTGGCTCGCGGTGCCGATCTGGGCGATCGCCGGGGCCGGCATGGGCATCGCAATGCCGACGATTTCGGTGCTGATGCTGGACCTCTCGCCGAACGAAGCGCAGGGCATGAACTCCGCGGCGCTTCAGATCAGCGACATGACCGGAAGCATCATCGGAATCGCGGCGGTCGGCGCGCTCGTCACCGCGTTCGGGCTCGCCCACATCCGTACGGCGGTCACCATCGGCGATCTGATGAGTGCCGGTATTGCAGTAGTCGGAGCGATCGCGGCCGGCCGGGCGATCGCCGCGCAGGTCAGACCCGGAAGCCCAGTGCCTGCAGCTGTTGACGCCCCTCATCGGTGATCTTGTCCGGGCCCCACGGGGGCATCCAGACCCAGTTGATCACCAGCCCATTGGTCAGCCCGTCGAGCGCGGCCGCGGCCTGGTCCTCGATGACGTCGGTCAGCGGGCAGGCGGCACTCGTGAGCGTCATGTCGAGCACGGCCTTGTTGTCGTCGTCGAGGGTGACGCCATAGAGCAGGCCGAGGTCGACGACGTTGATGCCGAGCTCGGGGTCGACGACGTCGTGCATCGCCTCGTAGACGTCGTCGACGGTCGGGGCGGACGACGCTCCGGTCGGGGTGGTGGTCGGGTCGCTCATTCGATTCCTCCGTCGACGGCCTGCGCGGTCGCATCCTTCCACGCCATCCAGGCCAGCAGCGCGCATTTGACCCGGGCCGGGTAGCGCGACACCCCGGCGAAGGCGACAGCGTCCTCCAACACGTCCTCATCCGGCTCGACCTCGCCCTTCGACTGCATCAGTCGAAGGAACTCGGCGTGGACCGCGAGGGCCTCGTCCACGGGCTTACCGATGACGAGATCCGTCATGACGCTCGCCGATGCCTGCGAGATCGAGCAGCCCTGGCCTTCGTAGGAGACGTCCGCAACGGTCCCGTCGTCGAGATGCACCCGCAGCGTGATCTCGTCGCCGCAGGTCGGGTTGAGGTGATAGACCTCGGACTCGAACGGCTCGCGCAAACCCTTGTGATGCGGCGATCGGTAGTGGTCCAGGATGATCTCCTGGTAGAGCGACTCGACGTGAGGTGCGGTCATCCGAAGAAGCCCCTGACCCGGCCGAGCCCGTCGACCAAAGCGTCGACGTCGTTGACGTTGCTGTAAAGGTGGAGCGACGCCCTCGAGGTCGCCGGTACGCCGTAACGCAGGCAGGCCGGCCGTGCGCAGTGATGTCCCACCCGGACTGCAACGCCGTACTGGTCCAGAACCTGCCCGACATCGTGCGGGTGGATGCCGTCCATGACGAACGAGACGGCTCCCCC contains:
- a CDS encoding ABC transporter ATP-binding protein, producing the protein MFGPQEAAVVVMNSSWHIAASYRRDPSVTEQKLPPGTVRRIVRFAAPYRRQLVYFLILIVLDAVIGAINPLIYRAIIDQGIGHHRLGLTELLAGLIAVLALLDAADSLANRWYSARIGEGLIYDMRSQVFEHIQRMPIAFFTRTQTGALISRINNDVLGAQQAFTGTLSNVVSNLISVMIVLATMFYLSWPITLIALILLPLFVVPARMMSGRLQRITRESYVLNADMSAQMSERFNVAGALLVKLFGRPADEAGLFRTRARRVADIGVTQAMYARVFLVSLSLVAALATALVYGLGGRFAIQGSLTIGTVVALSAYLSRLYGPLTSLSNVQVDVMTALVSFDRVFEVLDLEPSIQDAPDAIELPAERNHAVSIEFEHVDFRYPTAAEVSLASLESVAVLDNAPERQVLFDVSFRAEPGQLVALVGPSGAGKTTISQLVTRMYDVQAGSVRVGEHDVRAVTLASLRSAVGVVTQDAHMFHDTIRENLTYAKPDVTEAEIWDVVDAAQIGDLIRSLPDGLDTLVGDRGYRLSGGEKQRLAIARLLLKAPSVVVLDEATAHLDSESEVAVQRALATALSGRTSLVIAHRLSTVREADQILVVDEGRIVERGTHEQLIEAGGLYAELYRTQFERQGSSAPGDAEYAAPLVEDPIG
- a CDS encoding VOC family protein, with amino-acid sequence MPEKSEYSPGSPCWIDVSSSDVEESLEFYSGLFGWEGQEQGPESGGYVICTLGGRTVAGIAPIMDDDHPPRWSVYVCTSDIDATTTAVKEAGGTVVGGPLDVFEAGRMAVFHDSTGGEITAWQPNQHHGSELVNEPNAWSWSELLGRDLDAAAAFYEAVFAWGIRRGDDYSEWQFEGQSIGGFMAMPEIAPVEVPPMWLPYIEVDRLETTTQRAVELGGSVRMPPSEYPGGRYAVINDVHGAGLGLLKPTPPD
- a CDS encoding enoyl-CoA hydratase/isomerase family protein; this translates as MNGGASSGGDTTTGGVRFEVDGEIARVTLCRPDRRNAQTPATWLALAEFGTTVPADVRVVVVTGEGPSFSAGIDRRMFTADGVPGEGSMGDILGRDDETAAEVIASYQAGFTWLRRPEFVSVAAVRGHAVGAGFQLALACDLRVAAEDAMFTMAEPTLGLVPDLGGTQLLVQLVGYARALEICATGRRFSAAEASLAGMVNLVVPDHQLSAAIDDLVGALLSTSRDAVVATKRLLLDAPERGFAEQLRAEREAQVHRLRALGAPDSG
- a CDS encoding metal-sulfur cluster assembly factor, producing the protein MSDPTTTPTGASSAPTVDDVYEAMHDVVDPELGINVVDLGLLYGVTLDDDNKAVLDMTLTSAACPLTDVIEDQAAAALDGLTNGLVINWVWMPPWGPDKITDEGRQQLQALGFRV
- a CDS encoding helix-turn-helix domain-containing protein — protein: MAELKKGSRVTGVERDKLSTGLKRKYDNGASIRELAATTGRSYGFVHRVLSEAGVNLRGRGGATRGKR
- a CDS encoding acyl-CoA dehydrogenase family protein, translating into MDLALNPEQEATRRAVREWVDAVVAPQAIRNDREERFPQEALDGLIRDGWIGLTIPEQYGGGGADPLTYCLVIEELGRGDANVRSILSVHLGLVGGSIDRWGSEEQKEYWLPKMAAGEALGCFCLTEPDHGSDPASLESTAVREGDSYRLNGSKIFITNGDLAGVALVMARTGGPGARGVSAFLVPCDTPGFTPKPIHGKLGLRSCDTAEIALDDVVVPASALLGQEGDGIKVALSALDDGRMSLAASCTGLAQNALEVMSSYSKQREQFGKPIASFQLVQELIADTAVEVDAARLLTWRVADLKTRGEKYTLAASMAKYYASEASVRAANAAVQVHGGYGYVDEFIVGKLLRDARVTTLYEGTSQVQKLLIGRAVTGVSAF
- a CDS encoding tryptophan 2,3-dioxygenase family protein, which gives rise to MSTQFGEQGGRLSYGGYLHLDVLLSQQVPESDPPAHDELLFITIHQVYELWFKQILHELTTVRDLLLEPGAGALWTARHRLGRVTQIESVLIAQLPVLETMTPQDFLDFRQLLAPASGFQSVQYRELEFLSGLKDPAVLSRLRSATAEERARLQRRLDEPSLWDGYLRALSAHGMAVGTDDEVRAALLTVARDRASYGELWDVAEGLVSHDELSAQWRALHATVVERQIGYKAGTGGSIGVGYLRDRRDLRFFPLLWALRTEL
- a CDS encoding MFS transporter — encoded protein: MTATASPPGARTARSLRDPAHRMPVIGLVTVITVVAVEAMSVATVMPTVVRDLHGLRLYSWGFTAYLLADVVGMVDAGRRCDRHGPSPSLLGGLGFFAAGLLVASTAPDIGVFLAGRVLQGLGGGAMIVAAYVVVARAFPEELHPKVFAALSAAWVVPSLVGPAVAGFVASTVGWRWVFGGIAPLAIAGAALLVPVLRRIPVARQGETPGRSGIARGLMLSAALGLLQVAAEIVDWWSLLLIAAGLALGIAPLRAILPRGAFRLARGLPTVIVLRGILTCGFFGAEAYLPLTLTRLHHGTPRVVGIPLTLGAIGWSIGSWWQGRRRRHQVSVMRVGFGAVAVGVALLVAVAAPRASLWLAVPIWAIAGAGMGIAMPTISVLMLDLSPNEAQGMNSAALQISDMTGSIIGIAAVGALVTAFGLAHIRTAVTIGDLMSAGIAVVGAIAAGRAIAAQVRPGSPVPAAVDAPHR
- a CDS encoding ABC-F family ATP-binding cassette domain-containing protein; the protein is MLTATAVELRAGARLLLENATFRVGSGDRIGLVGRNGAGKTTLAAVLAGERLPASGTVERRGSVGYLPQDPRTGDLDVLARDRVLSGRGLDTVMADLRAAEHAMADGESKAIARYGVAQERLHVLGGYAAESEAASVAASLGLPDRVMGQPLRTLSGGQRRRVELARILFSGADTLLLDEPTNHLDADSIVWLREFLRSHKGGLVVISHDVDLLDVTVNKVFHLDATRAVLDLYNVGWRAYLDQRETDERRRRRERANAEKKAAALNAQADRMRAKATKAVAAQQMAKRAERLLAGLEDVRKSEKVARLRFPDPAPCGRVPLTASGLSKSYGSLEVFTDVDLAIDRGSRVVVLGLNGAGKTTLLRLLSGLEPADTGTVDPGHGLRLGYYAQEHETLDPSASVLANLAAAAPALSEGDLRTVLGSFLFSGETVSQPAGTLSGGEKTRLALALLVVSSANVLLLDEPTNNLDPASRDQVLGALRSYRGAIVLVTHDEGAVEALDPQRVLLLPDGVEDHWSAELADLVALA
- a CDS encoding SUF system NifU family Fe-S cluster assembly protein, with protein sequence MTAPHVESLYQEIILDHYRSPHHKGLREPFESEVYHLNPTCGDEITLRVHLDDGTVADVSYEGQGCSISQASASVMTDLVIGKPVDEALAVHAEFLRLMQSKGEVEPDEDVLEDAVAFAGVSRYPARVKCALLAWMAWKDATAQAVDGGIE